One Paraburkholderia kururiensis DNA window includes the following coding sequences:
- a CDS encoding carboxymuconolactone decarboxylase family protein, translating into MARLPIPSKEAAPAKAQPILANYEKVLGVIPNFFALISQSPDALKAIADMHGTLGKSLGHKTRERIHVMTAEVNGCNYCLSAHTYLGAKLQGLTPEDMELNRDGHSTDAKADVALQFAYKVATSRGHIEDADVEAVRAAGYTDEQIVDIVAETAFSFITNLFNNTFKTDIDATFPPLRTRARQAA; encoded by the coding sequence ATGGCCCGCCTTCCCATTCCCTCGAAAGAAGCCGCACCCGCCAAAGCGCAACCGATCCTCGCGAACTACGAAAAAGTGCTCGGCGTGATTCCGAACTTCTTCGCGCTGATCTCGCAATCGCCCGACGCCCTGAAAGCGATCGCCGACATGCACGGGACGCTCGGCAAGAGCCTCGGTCACAAGACCCGCGAACGCATCCACGTGATGACGGCCGAGGTGAACGGCTGCAACTATTGCCTGTCGGCGCACACGTATCTGGGCGCGAAGCTGCAAGGTCTCACGCCGGAAGACATGGAACTCAACCGCGACGGCCATTCGACCGATGCCAAGGCCGACGTCGCGCTGCAGTTCGCCTACAAGGTCGCGACGTCGCGCGGTCACATCGAGGACGCGGATGTCGAAGCCGTGCGTGCTGCGGGTTACACCGACGAACAGATCGTGGACATCGTCGCCGAAACGGCGTTCAGCTTTATCACCAATCTGTTCAACAACACGTTCAAGACCGACATCGACGCGACGTTCCCGCCGCTTCGGACCCGCGCTCGCCAGGCGGCCTGA
- a CDS encoding helix-turn-helix domain-containing protein, giving the protein MNCADARDTDSPTASPIALPRLPELPQLVNMVDALAPVLCAVGTPQFVASLYECVVRFVDCDALHLERSSADSPAFEVDWIGSHGTRPDDIRRIMQIYFDRFVQRDKAVMRQERGEDITLTQISVYGIEDGELRHKVYDAGDIHDECMLTRTTQGESYLISVCRSRRLPAFSIRELSVLRQLGHLLLPLAALHGRMPDAAQGTAPARASGSDALAAYFAGQRVSLSSREATVCRAFLQGMTTDSVARTLGVKQSTVETYARRAFAKLGVASRRELLALVYA; this is encoded by the coding sequence ATGAATTGCGCCGACGCGCGGGACACCGATTCCCCCACCGCCTCCCCCATTGCGCTGCCGCGCCTGCCCGAACTGCCGCAGCTCGTGAACATGGTGGACGCGCTCGCGCCCGTGCTGTGCGCGGTCGGCACGCCGCAGTTCGTGGCGAGCCTGTACGAGTGCGTGGTGCGTTTCGTGGACTGCGACGCGCTGCATCTGGAGCGCAGCAGCGCCGATTCGCCCGCCTTCGAGGTGGACTGGATCGGCAGCCACGGCACGCGTCCCGACGACATCCGCCGCATCATGCAGATCTACTTTGACCGCTTCGTGCAGCGCGACAAGGCCGTCATGCGACAGGAGCGCGGCGAAGACATCACGCTCACGCAGATCTCCGTGTACGGCATAGAAGACGGCGAACTGCGCCACAAGGTCTACGACGCGGGCGACATTCACGACGAGTGCATGCTCACACGTACCACGCAGGGCGAAAGCTATCTGATCTCGGTGTGCCGCTCGCGACGGCTTCCGGCGTTTTCGATTCGCGAGCTGAGCGTGCTGCGGCAACTGGGTCACCTGCTGTTGCCGCTGGCGGCGTTGCATGGCCGCATGCCGGACGCGGCACAAGGCACCGCGCCGGCTCGCGCCTCAGGCTCGGATGCGCTTGCCGCGTATTTCGCCGGGCAGCGCGTGAGTCTCTCGTCGCGCGAGGCGACGGTGTGCCGCGCGTTCCTGCAAGGCATGACCACGGACTCGGTGGCCCGCACCCTGGGTGTCAAGCAGTCGACGGTGGAAACCTACGCGCGGCGTGCGTTCGCGAAGCTCGGCGTGGCCTCGCGGCGGGAGTTGCTGGCGCTGGTTTATGCGTGA
- a CDS encoding MFS transporter → MDDNMTAAQPAATAGRIANLRWTVLFWLLVGGIINYLDRASLSIAAPEMIRELGLTRTDIGLLGTVFAWTYAVMQLPAGWIVDRFGAKRAYAVGMIWWSVATYLTGVVGALSGLVVMRVLLAIGEAPCWPTAAKITSVWFPGKERSFATGIWDSSSKWGPALAPALLVALMAAFGWRALFHVTGAAGIVFALLFLAFYRNPRESKRLTRAEFAHIEAGGGGHERALGQGSHRAWSALFRQRSVWGMILGYFCAIWLWNLFLVFLPLYLLDRFHVTFAQLGLYAAVPWVGGALGEIAGGYLTRQLVDRRVATPIGAKRAMLVTCAIGAAACAVAMPFVASLNGTLVATTLGLAFIAAMIGSAWALAADIAPPPLVASVSSIQNFGGYFGGAFSPVVAGYLVDHTGSYAIALVSGGLIAGCAALFYGLMVRKPVPA, encoded by the coding sequence ATGGACGACAACATGACGGCCGCGCAGCCCGCGGCCACGGCGGGACGCATTGCGAACCTGCGCTGGACAGTACTCTTCTGGCTGCTCGTGGGCGGCATCATCAACTACCTGGACCGCGCGAGCCTTTCCATTGCCGCACCGGAAATGATTCGCGAGCTGGGCCTCACGCGCACGGACATCGGCCTGCTCGGCACCGTATTCGCGTGGACCTACGCCGTCATGCAACTGCCGGCGGGCTGGATCGTGGACCGCTTCGGCGCCAAACGCGCCTACGCCGTGGGCATGATCTGGTGGAGCGTGGCCACGTACCTGACCGGCGTGGTGGGCGCGCTCTCGGGGCTCGTCGTGATGCGCGTGCTGCTCGCCATAGGCGAAGCACCGTGCTGGCCCACGGCGGCCAAGATCACGTCGGTGTGGTTTCCGGGCAAGGAGCGCAGCTTCGCGACCGGCATCTGGGATTCCTCCTCGAAGTGGGGCCCGGCGCTCGCGCCCGCGTTGCTGGTCGCGCTCATGGCTGCGTTCGGCTGGCGCGCGCTCTTTCACGTGACGGGCGCGGCCGGCATCGTGTTCGCGCTGCTGTTCCTCGCGTTCTACCGGAATCCGCGCGAGAGCAAGCGGCTTACGCGCGCCGAATTCGCGCATATCGAGGCGGGCGGCGGCGGCCACGAACGCGCGCTGGGTCAGGGCTCGCATCGCGCGTGGTCGGCGCTCTTCAGGCAGCGCAGCGTGTGGGGCATGATCCTCGGCTACTTCTGCGCCATCTGGTTGTGGAATCTCTTTCTCGTGTTTCTGCCGCTGTATCTGCTCGACCGCTTCCATGTGACCTTCGCGCAGCTCGGGCTGTACGCGGCCGTGCCGTGGGTGGGCGGCGCGCTGGGTGAAATTGCGGGCGGTTATCTCACGCGCCAGCTGGTGGACAGACGCGTGGCGACGCCCATCGGCGCGAAGCGCGCCATGCTGGTGACCTGCGCGATAGGCGCGGCGGCGTGCGCCGTGGCGATGCCGTTCGTCGCCTCGCTCAACGGCACGCTCGTGGCCACCACGCTCGGGCTCGCGTTCATTGCGGCGATGATCGGCAGCGCGTGGGCGCTTGCCGCGGACATCGCGCCGCCGCCGCTCGTGGCGTCGGTGTCGTCCATCCAGAACTTCGGCGGCTACTTCGGTGGCGCGTTTTCGCCGGTGGTGGCGGGCTATCTGGTGGACCACACCGGCTCGTATGCCATTGCGCTGGTGAGCGGCGGCCTGATTGCGGGCTGCGCCGCGCTCTTTTACGGCCTCATGGTGCGCAAGCCCGTGCCGGCGTGA
- a CDS encoding LysR family transcriptional regulator, with protein sequence MDRLEAMSIVLLTIEKGSLTAAAKALNMPLPTVSRKVTELEAYLGTKLLHRSTRKLTLTDAGEAYVGSIKRIMQDIEEVERAAAGEYTTPRGELVLTAPVLFGDMYMLPIVTDFLAAYPEINVRLLLSDRNLHLYDDHVDMAVRIGTLPDSNMIATRVGTMDTLVCASPDLLAAHGVPKHPGDLERLPCVVFAGPSTTAWWFRDPATRRDFDVKIQPRLAVTTAEAAVQAALRHTGFTRVYRYHCDAALGAGALVHVLRKFDVQSIPVSLIHGERGLLPLKMRVFLDFAADRLRSAMSALGQA encoded by the coding sequence GTGGACAGACTCGAAGCCATGTCGATCGTGCTGCTCACGATCGAAAAAGGTAGTCTCACGGCGGCCGCGAAGGCGTTGAATATGCCGCTTCCGACCGTGAGCCGGAAGGTCACCGAACTCGAAGCGTATCTCGGCACAAAATTGCTGCATCGGTCGACGCGCAAGCTGACTTTGACCGATGCGGGCGAGGCTTACGTCGGGTCGATCAAACGCATCATGCAGGACATCGAGGAAGTCGAACGCGCCGCGGCCGGCGAGTACACCACCCCACGCGGAGAGTTGGTTCTCACTGCGCCCGTACTGTTCGGCGATATGTACATGTTGCCCATCGTCACGGACTTTCTCGCGGCCTATCCCGAGATCAACGTCCGCCTGCTTCTCTCCGACCGCAATCTTCATCTCTACGACGACCACGTCGATATGGCGGTCCGCATTGGCACCCTGCCGGACAGCAACATGATCGCCACGCGGGTCGGCACGATGGATACGCTGGTGTGCGCTTCGCCGGACCTGCTGGCCGCGCACGGCGTACCGAAACACCCCGGTGACCTGGAAAGGCTTCCGTGTGTCGTCTTTGCCGGCCCCTCCACCACTGCCTGGTGGTTCCGCGATCCTGCAACCAGACGCGATTTCGACGTCAAGATCCAGCCGCGGCTCGCGGTGACCACGGCCGAGGCTGCCGTGCAGGCCGCGCTTCGCCACACGGGTTTCACGAGGGTCTACCGCTACCACTGCGATGCCGCGCTGGGCGCAGGGGCGCTTGTCCACGTCCTGCGGAAGTTCGATGTCCAGTCGATTCCGGTGAGCCTCATCCACGGTGAGCGCGGACTGTTGCCGCTCAAGATGCGGGTCTTTCTCGATTTCGCTGCCGACCGGTTACGGTCCGCCATGTCGGCGCTCGGTCAGGCCTGA
- a CDS encoding methyl-accepting chemotaxis protein, with protein MRNITVRTSLLVVLVIFGAMILVGGVMGVVALKLANGNAQRLHEIASQTILANDGYKDSTRTRAAMVRAYSALKEQKDTATRDSALQSAKKTFDLSAAETQALRQAPAIEGVPDELKQQLVDSSTQLAAVLARASDALRNGDTAAYADINGREITPAGAAYSASVEKFQRLANQLSQDTLAQGNVTYQWIVGMVFVGVGLALVLIVVTHFALRRTVCAPLAEAAGLLDRMASNDLTVRVPEAGRSEIGQLFAAMLRMQSGLSHTVAGVRDSCEEIHRAAREIAAGNLDLSSRTEQQSASLEETAASMEQLTSTVKQNAGNASQASALATGAADLAQRGGDVVGRAVRTMSDISGSSQKIAEITGMIDSIAFQTNILALNAAVESARAGEQGRGFAVVAGEVRALAQRSAKAAQEIKTLIAQSMDDVRNGNDLVTQAGQTMNEIVDAVRNVATIMSEITTATSEQTAGIEQVGLAVGQMDQVTQQNAALVEEAAAAASSLEQQAQSMKDAVSAFRLVR; from the coding sequence ATGCGCAACATAACGGTTCGAACCAGCCTCCTCGTCGTACTCGTCATCTTCGGCGCGATGATTCTCGTGGGCGGCGTGATGGGGGTGGTCGCGTTGAAGCTCGCGAACGGGAACGCCCAGCGTCTGCACGAGATTGCGAGCCAGACGATTCTCGCCAACGACGGCTACAAGGACAGCACCCGCACGCGGGCCGCGATGGTTCGGGCCTACTCCGCGCTCAAGGAGCAGAAGGACACCGCCACGCGCGATTCGGCGCTGCAAAGCGCGAAGAAGACCTTCGACCTTTCCGCCGCGGAAACGCAGGCGCTGCGTCAGGCGCCGGCTATCGAAGGCGTGCCTGACGAGTTGAAGCAGCAGCTCGTGGATTCGTCCACGCAGCTTGCCGCGGTGCTCGCGCGTGCTTCCGACGCGCTGCGCAACGGCGACACGGCCGCCTATGCCGACATCAACGGCCGCGAGATCACGCCGGCGGGCGCGGCGTATTCGGCGAGCGTCGAGAAGTTTCAGCGCCTCGCCAACCAGCTTTCGCAGGACACGCTCGCGCAAGGCAACGTGACCTACCAGTGGATTGTCGGCATGGTGTTCGTGGGCGTGGGCCTCGCGCTTGTGCTCATCGTGGTGACGCACTTCGCGTTGCGGCGCACGGTGTGCGCGCCACTGGCCGAGGCCGCGGGGCTGCTGGACCGCATGGCATCCAACGACCTGACCGTGCGCGTGCCCGAGGCCGGCCGCAGCGAGATCGGCCAGCTGTTCGCCGCGATGCTGCGCATGCAGTCGGGCCTCTCGCATACCGTGGCCGGCGTGCGCGACAGCTGCGAGGAGATTCACCGCGCCGCGCGCGAGATCGCGGCGGGCAATCTCGATCTGTCGAGCCGCACCGAGCAGCAATCGGCGTCGCTCGAAGAGACGGCGGCCAGCATGGAGCAACTGACCTCCACGGTGAAGCAGAACGCCGGCAACGCGTCGCAGGCGAGCGCGCTCGCCACGGGCGCCGCCGACCTCGCACAGCGCGGCGGCGACGTGGTGGGCCGCGCGGTGCGCACCATGAGCGACATCAGCGGCAGCTCGCAGAAGATCGCCGAGATCACGGGCATGATCGACAGCATCGCGTTTCAGACCAACATTCTCGCGTTGAACGCGGCCGTGGAGTCCGCACGCGCGGGCGAACAGGGACGCGGCTTCGCGGTGGTGGCAGGCGAAGTGCGGGCGCTCGCGCAGCGCAGCGCGAAGGCCGCGCAGGAGATCAAGACGCTGATCGCCCAATCCATGGACGACGTGCGCAACGGCAACGACCTCGTCACGCAGGCCGGTCAGACGATGAACGAGATCGTGGACGCCGTGCGCAACGTGGCCACCATCATGAGCGAAATCACCACGGCCACGTCCGAGCAGACCGCCGGCATCGAGCAGGTAGGCCTCGCCGTGGGCCAGATGGACCAGGTGACGCAGCAAAACGCGGCGCTCGTGGAAGAGGCCGCCGCAGCGGCCAGTTCGCTGGAGCAGCAGGCGCAGTCGATGAAGGACGCGGTGTCGGCGTTTCGGTTGGTGAGGTAG